From the genome of Neomonachus schauinslandi chromosome 1, ASM220157v2, whole genome shotgun sequence:
GTGCACATAAGGGTATAAAAGTCATAAAACTCCAAAGCCATGTTGCTTATTTTAGTGACATGACTTTATACACTCTAGAAAGcagtattttctcctattttgctTTACTTTGCTCCAGACAAGCTCACATCTAGCTCCTTAAAGGAATAATCTTGGTATGACAGACAATGACGAAACCTGTCTCAGAGCAGAAAAATCCTATTAAAAGTGGAGGAGTACCCAGTATGGGGGACACTGTTAGTTCTTGAACTcgaaaaatgatataaaatggaAGTTAGAGGAAAATAACTGTCATGCGTATGAATTGATCTGGAATAcggggaagagaaaagaggagatcATTTATGAGGCTAAAGCAATCATTTGGGAGTACCACAGTAAAAATCCAGACAAAGGtagtggaaatgaaaatgaaaagaaagggagaaatcaaAGCAATCTCTcaacagagagaagggaagagaagcagacatgGATTTTTCACCTAATACTAGCCAAAAgtcattaacaaaaaaagaaagagtcagaAGTGAGAGAGAATATAGTTTCTAGGGAAATTTAAGCCAAAATTAGGCCCATAATattaaagggaataaaaatagttTAGAGGCTTTCTTTGCCTTCAGTTACTTTTAGAAGAGCAAAAAAGTTACCCATTTACCTGGAAATACTGATCTTCAATTCTTCCATGTGGATGGACATCTGCCTAAGTTGATCCTTTAGAACACTGCAGTTCTCCTCCTTGAgtctaatttcttcttctttggttTGAATAGCATCACTGAATTTCCTCTCCCATTTCTTGGCTTCATCTATCACCCTGTCTCGATCATCCTGGAGGGAAGACATGCTCTTCGTGAAAGCTGCAAGCTGGGCCACAGTACTGTCCAAGTTTCCCTGAAGTTGCTTAACTTCCTTGTCTTTCTTGTTCAAGGTAATCTGAATCTCTCCAAATGTCTCTTCCAAGTGGACTTTTTCTCTATGCAAAGCATCCAGTTTCTCTTGCATGTTCTTCTTCTCTTTCAGGTGTTTCTCTTCTACTTGCTCCAGTCTTCGCTCCAGATCTTCatccttttgtttcatttggctTTTAACTGATTCTTTGTTTGACTGAAGATCCTTTTTCAACTTGAGATTGTCTGCTAGGACCCTTGCTGCTTCACTCTGAGTGTCATCTAGCAGTACTTTGAAGCTAGCCAATTCTGCTTCTGCCTTCTTGCAGTGTTCAGTGGCTTGAGCCAGATTTTCTTTGGTTATTTCCAAATCTTTTTGAGACTCAGTCTGAACAAATTCTAGGGCCTTAACAGTTCTCTCCAGAGCACTAATTTTCTCTTGGTACCTGATGCAGTCCTTCTGCAGCTGCTTTAtttcttgctgtttttcttttaagagctcCTGGAGTTCCTCTGCATGGCTTTTATTGCCAGGTCCCTTCTGAGCACCTtgtattttctccaaatattccTTTCGTATTTCTGACTCCACCTTAGTTTTCTCCTTAACTAActgctgcttttcttcttccaattCACTCACACACTTTTTAAGGTTCTGCATTTCAGATTCTAGTAGCTCATTTTTCATTTGGGCATCTGTAACATCCTGATAGTAATTTCCAATGCTTCCATTAAGTTCTGCTAATTGATTCATAAGCCTCTCTTCCAaatcatctttctcttcttctgctgtcTCCTTTAGCTTGGTAACTCTGGCAAGTTCTTCTTGTATTTGCTGATTTGATAggtttattttggttatttcttcCTGAAGCATTTTTAGTTCACCATCCTTTGCTGATATTTGACTCAGTAAAGCACTTCTCTCATTTTCTAAAGTCTGGCTgaattccctttctttctgcttctcttcctctaaCTCAGCAATTCTTTCTTTGAGTTGATTAATCTGCTGAAGGTAGTTACTAATTTCATCATGTGAGCTGACATTCTCACCTTCATCAGGCTTCTTGGCACTGTTCTCTAACAGAATGGATTCCGAATCTTCGGGCCTTGTGCTCATGTCCCGAGAATCCTGCTCATTAGACTCACCTGGGACAGACTGCGTTGCCCCTTCAATGATATCCCTTTGGTTATCATGTTTCTCAGAAGCCTCTAGGCTAGCTTGTTTGGACACATTACTTTCTACCTGATGCTTTAAATCTTGAACCTCTTCACTTAGAGAGTCCTTCTCAGTCATTAAAGCCTCAAACTCTTTAGAAAgggttttatattctgttttgaCCCTTTCTAGTTCCTCTTTCAAGCTGGAATTGGAAGAAAGAAGTGCTTCCATATCATTAGATGTACCTCCTCCAGAGTGTACCTCTGCTCTAAGCTGGTCATTCTCTTCTTCCAGTTCTAGGATTTTCTGCTGTTTAGATTTGGCAaactttctcatcttttctttcatttcctccatTTCCTGTTCAGCTTCCTGCAAttgcttttctgcctctttcttgttTGCTTCTGTGCTTCTTAACTTGCCATACAATTCTTGTTTCTCCTGCCTCACAGTTTCCACGACATGCTGAATCCTTTCTGCCTCATTACTGACATTCTCGTAGGATTGCAGGAGTATTTCATACTCTTTTTGTAACTCTTTGTGTTTCTCTTGCCACTCCGTGCTTTCTGCAATCTTAGAACATTTCAAAGATTCAATTTCCTTCACTAAATTTTCCTTGTCTTCAGTAAGATTCTCCAGAGCTAATTTCAGACTTTCACAAGAGCCATTGAGACTTTGATTTTCCATTaaagatctgtccatttctgtaaTGAGcttgtctctttcttcctgaagAAGAGCTAACTTTCCTAagaatatatctttttctttattttgagtaGAAACTTGGCTTTCCACATCTGCCAGAGACTTAGTGAGATGTTCAATGGTATCTCTGGCCAAAGACAACTCCTCTTGGagacctttgttttcttttagtgcttCTTTTCGGGAAATAAGGGCAGCTTGCAGTTTCCTCTGTATTTGTTGCTTTGCTTTACTTTCTTCTCCAGTCTCTTCTGGTTTTTGCTTCATTTCACAAAGTTCCACCTGTAACTGCTTTATCTTCTCATCATGTTCTTTGGCTTGCATTTCCAGCTGTGTATGCAGAGCCTTGATTAAATCCTCTTGTTCCATTATCTCTGTTTGTACTCTCATAAGGGCCTCTTCTTTCTCATTAAGCTGTCCAGAAAGGTATCTaacttcttcttcctttttgcctATGAGTTTTTGCAGTTCATCTAGTTCAGGCTGCAATTCTCTTAGATGTTCTAATCTGGCAATTTCTAGCTGACTGCTTTCCAATTTCTGCCTCAGGCTTTCTGCATGGGCTTCAGCTTCATGGGATGCTGTCCTCAGACTTTGAATTTCCAAACCTTGTTTATTTATCTGCTCTTGTAACTGAAATACCTCTTCTGATTTTTTAGTAAGCTCACTTGTTGCAGAACTAACCTTCAATTCCAACTCCTCTTTCTCGGCCTCTATCTCTTTCAGCTGGGTCTTAATCTGGGCAACAGAAGTACTGCCCTGCAGAGCATCTGCATCTCTAGGATAAGAAGGCAAGTCAGACTCTGAAACAAGTTGAGCAGGTTGCTGCTCTGTGGTTTTGAATAAAGGCTCTTTTGAACTTGGAGTGGGAGAGCCTAGATCCTGCTGGTCAATGACCAGGAGTTTTCTGTCTATAGACTCCTTTACCTGAATCTGGAGTTGTCTTAGCTGGTCTCCGATGTTCTCATTTTCCTTGCTCTGCTCATCAAACTGTTCTTGTAAGCGATTATAGTCATCCTTCTGGTGCTTTAGCTCCTCCCTAAGATGCCTTTCTTTCTCCTGTGCCTTCTGTAGAATCGCCTTTCGAGAGGTTAACACTTCCTGTAGCTTCTTTTGAAgttgctccttttctttttctaggtccaatatcttttcttccagttctggTTTCCAGTGTTCTCCACTACCTGCACTAGGTGGACTGATCACCACTGTTTCTTTTACAGGCGTTGCTGAGTCTCCATCACCTACATTCTTGTTACCTGGGGTTAATTTTTGGATAACTGCTTGGTTTTCAGTGATTTCTGCTTGCAGCAAATCTATTTGGTTTGTCTTCTCTTGCAAGTTCTGATTCATCTGTTTGATCACAGCCTGTAACTGTTCTTCAGCTGCTACCTTTTCTTCTAAATCCTTCCTTATATGCTCTAATTCCACCTCTTTCTCAGCTATTGtctgttttaaagaaatttctaatTCTTGACACTTAGCAGTCATACATTTTTCTGagtcttctttgctttctttatctTCCTCCATTTCCCTCTTCTCACACTCACTGAGCGGGATCTCTTTCGTAGACTCATCTTTCACTTTGGCCAATTCCTCTTCTAATCTACTGACTTTCTGTAGAAGCTCCTTTCTGTTAATAAGAGCTGCCTggagctttctctttctctgttcacTTTCTTTCTTCACAAGGTCTAATTCATGCTTAAGCTCTTCTTTACTTAGGAGCCCTGCTGGGCTCAGCTCATCATAATTCTGTTTAAGGCCAGAAACAACTTCTTTATCTTCTTCCACCTGCTCTTTTTTTGCCTCTTCAGCTCTGGATAGTAAGTTCAGCTGTTCTTTAAGAGTTTTAATTTCAATCCCAAGAGAAAACTTCTCTTCATTAAGCTGGACCATTTTCTCAGTCATACTAAAGCTGATTTCTGTCACTTGCTGATCCTTCTCCAGGATGGTTTGTTGGAGGGTTTccacatctctttttttctctaataagaGTTGATCCATTTTTGCTATTTCAAGTTCCTTCTGTGAAAGAGTCTGGGAaagttcttccattttatttgagATATCCCTCACACGTTCTGCCTCTTCAAgcacttcattttccttcttctgcagcTGGCTTTGCAGGCTTTTTATCAGTGTACTCTGCTCAGAAAACTGAAGCTGTATATCATCCAGTTCATTCTGTAAAACTTCAATTTTCACATCTTTAGATTTGGCTTCTATGCTAAGACTGTGGATCTGTTCAGAAAGCAAGTTGTGATGAGTCGTTTGACTTTCATAATCAAGtcttctttgcctttcttcttcTGCAAGGTTCACTTCCAGTTGTTGTACCTGAGCCCTCAGTTCTGTTACCACACTAAATTCCTTCACTTGAGAAAGAAGCTGGTCTCTTTCTTCAGACAAAGCGGTGAATGCGCTGTTGGTGTTTTCAGCGTTTTTCCTAAACTCTTCAATCAACTGGGTTAGGCTGCTGATTTCCTTAGCTTTCTCATCTAAATTCTCCTCATAGATTTCTTCTGCTTTACGAAAGCTTATTTCAAGCtctgaaatttgcatttttagccTTTCCAATTCATCCTGGTGACACTGACAAATTCCTGGTACAGCAGAAGGGGGTTTATCAATATCATCCTCCTTGACTGATTTTAATTCCATCCCTGTGTCACTTAAAGATATTTCCTCAGATGTTCTATTCTGAAGTTTAGTACtcatctgctcttctttttcaactgTTGGAAGACTGCTCTCTTCATGTGACATTGAGGGAAAATGTTGCCCTGTATCTTCAGGCAGTATTTTCATGCTAACTGTAGGTATTCCTTCACTCTCTGtctgcttcatttctttctggtCAGGGACCTCAGGGTCCCCCTCAGCCTTTTTTCCCTGGAGCTGCAACTTAAGAAATGCAATCTCTTCTTGAGCTTCTTTCATTTCCAACAATAAAATTGACAGTTCTTTATGTTTCTGAAAAAATGTGTTGTCTAGGACATCTTGTCCACTCTCCTCGGCAGAAGAGCTGCTCCTATTGAGCCTCGTAATATCAACCATGctgatctattaaaaaaaaaaaaaaaaggaaaagcctcaATCAGGTGTCTTATAAGAAAGAGCCTACTAAAAACTCATATTTCATGCATTTTTCAAAACCTGCAACTTACTAGTCAAAACATCCTACCATAAAACTGCTAAATACTTTTTAAGTCagtttttatttcccaaattggACCTCTGAGGGTACCCTGTCAATCATATAGGTCAAGCCACATTCATAAGACCTATGGTAACCTGGAACTCCTTTTCTGGATATCCCTTACTTGGGAAACTGTTTTCTTTGGATTAAAATTCCTAAGTGTTCTCTTAAgaaccacttaaaaataaaaagggaggtGGGATGCATTAAATTTTGTTTCATCCCATACCAAAAAAGGAAGTTATAATTCTTTTTCCTAAACTATCCATTGAAATGGGAACTATTAGATAAGATAGCCATTACCAGGTAAGTAGATTATCAAACAAGTAGGTTAAGATAAATTGCCATGATCACATAATCAAAAAGGAGTTCTGCTGAGGCTTGGGTATGAAATTAAAGACTTGCTTGACAAAATACTACTATTACAAAGGTAACTCTGTTAGACTGCTCAACCCATATACATTATTTCTATAATTGTCTTCCTGGGAAACAAAATCAGTGAGTCTCCTGATAAATTTCATTAGAATTTTACTAAATGAGTCTGGGGACAGTGTACACAAGAAAATCACTACCTTTGCCaacagcaccatttttttttccccagaaaaaatTCCAATttgataggagaaaaaaaaaaaaagaaagaaaaacccatagGACTGTCAAATAATGCAGTGGTCAAGAGTACAAGCTCTGCAGCCCAACTGCCTAAATTCACACCTtcgctctgccatttactagcaaAAGCTGGCACACAGCAAGTATTCAGTATTTGCTATTATGTTGATAACATTCTCAGCcactgaacaagaaaaaaatattcatcattttaaaattatttattttaagaaaggttatttttcatgagcattatttttaatcacttaaaattCTTTGCTCTCTGCATTATTCATACTCAAATTTCTGGGGACTAAAACTGAACACAGTATTTAAGCACATAGAAAAAGTTCCTTTACAATTTCTTCATGTCACATTCCTATTTTATCCATCCCTATACACATTAAAGACCT
Proteins encoded in this window:
- the GOLGB1 gene encoding golgin subfamily B member 1; protein product: MLSRLSGLANVVLHELSGDDTDQNIRASLDPALPQESDMEFNDRTQEDVLERLAYAEQLVVELKEIIREKDIQLQQKDEVLQEERKAADNKIKKLKLHAKAKLTSLNKHIEEMKAQGGTVLPTEPQSEEQLSKHDKSSTEEETEVEKIKHKLQEKEELISCLQAQLSQAQAEQTTQSSTEMEEFLTMKQQLQEKEELISTLKAQLSQTQAEQAAQLSSMQQVVREKDARFETQVRLHEDELLQLVTQADVETEMQQKLRVLQRKLEEHEEALLGRAQVVGLLQQELTTAEQKNQMLSQQLQQMEAEHHTLRNTVEAERQESKILMEKMQLEVAERKLSFHNLQEEMHHLLEQLEQAGQAQAELQSRYSALEQKHKAEMEQKISHILSLQKTEQELHSACDALKEENSKLVQDKSEQAVHSAQAIQQLKDQLQQKSKEISQFLSRPTLQKHETGSQTSLPDTEDTQAVTEENIAFLQKQVVELENEKRALLLSSIELEELKAENEKLSSQITLLEAQNRSGEADREVSEISMVDITRLNRSSSSAEESGQDVLDNTFFQKHKELSILLLEMKEAQEEIAFLKLQLQGKKAEGDPEVPDQKEMKQTESEGIPTVSMKILPEDTGQHFPSMSHEESSLPTVEKEEQMSTKLQNRTSEEISLSDTGMELKSVKEDDIDKPPSAVPGICQCHQDELERLKMQISELEISFRKAEEIYEENLDEKAKEISSLTQLIEEFRKNAENTNSAFTALSEERDQLLSQVKEFSVVTELRAQVQQLEVNLAEEERQRRLDYESQTTHHNLLSEQIHSLSIEAKSKDVKIEVLQNELDDIQLQFSEQSTLIKSLQSQLQKKENEVLEEAERVRDISNKMEELSQTLSQKELEIAKMDQLLLEKKRDVETLQQTILEKDQQVTEISFSMTEKMVQLNEEKFSLGIEIKTLKEQLNLLSRAEEAKKEQVEEDKEVVSGLKQNYDELSPAGLLSKEELKHELDLVKKESEQRKRKLQAALINRKELLQKVSRLEEELAKVKDESTKEIPLSECEKREMEEDKESKEDSEKCMTAKCQELEISLKQTIAEKEVELEHIRKDLEEKVAAEEQLQAVIKQMNQNLQEKTNQIDLLQAEITENQAVIQKLTPGNKNVGDGDSATPVKETVVISPPSAGSGEHWKPELEEKILDLEKEKEQLQKKLQEVLTSRKAILQKAQEKERHLREELKHQKDDYNRLQEQFDEQSKENENIGDQLRQLQIQVKESIDRKLLVIDQQDLGSPTPSSKEPLFKTTEQQPAQLVSESDLPSYPRDADALQGSTSVAQIKTQLKEIEAEKEELELKVSSATSELTKKSEEVFQLQEQINKQGLEIQSLRTASHEAEAHAESLRQKLESSQLEIARLEHLRELQPELDELQKLIGKKEEEVRYLSGQLNEKEEALMRVQTEIMEQEDLIKALHTQLEMQAKEHDEKIKQLQVELCEMKQKPEETGEESKAKQQIQRKLQAALISRKEALKENKGLQEELSLARDTIEHLTKSLADVESQVSTQNKEKDIFLGKLALLQEERDKLITEMDRSLMENQSLNGSCESLKLALENLTEDKENLVKEIESLKCSKIAESTEWQEKHKELQKEYEILLQSYENVSNEAERIQHVVETVRQEKQELYGKLRSTEANKKEAEKQLQEAEQEMEEMKEKMRKFAKSKQQKILELEEENDQLRAEVHSGGGTSNDMEALLSSNSSLKEELERVKTEYKTLSKEFEALMTEKDSLSEEVQDLKHQVESNVSKQASLEASEKHDNQRDIIEGATQSVPGESNEQDSRDMSTRPEDSESILLENSAKKPDEGENVSSHDEISNYLQQINQLKERIAELEEEKQKEREFSQTLENERSALLSQISAKDGELKMLQEEITKINLSNQQIQEELARVTKLKETAEEEKDDLEERLMNQLAELNGSIGNYYQDVTDAQMKNELLESEMQNLKKCVSELEEEKQQLVKEKTKVESEIRKEYLEKIQGAQKGPGNKSHAEELQELLKEKQQEIKQLQKDCIRYQEKISALERTVKALEFVQTESQKDLEITKENLAQATEHCKKAEAELASFKVLLDDTQSEAARVLADNLKLKKDLQSNKESVKSQMKQKDEDLERRLEQVEEKHLKEKKNMQEKLDALHREKVHLEETFGEIQITLNKKDKEVKQLQGNLDSTVAQLAAFTKSMSSLQDDRDRVIDEAKKWERKFSDAIQTKEEEIRLKEENCSVLKDQLRQMSIHMEELKISISRLEHDKQIWESKAQTEVQLQQKVCDTLQGENKELLSQLEEIRQLYHSSQNELAKLESELKILRDQSTDLNNSLEKCKENKENLEGIIKRQEADIQNCKFSYEQLETDLQASRQLTSRLHEEINMKEQKIISLLSAKEQAIQVAVAELHQQHNKEIKELENLLSQEEEETIVLEEEKKKAVDKTKQLMETLKSIKKENLQQKAQLNSFVKSMSSLQDDRDRIVSDYQQLEERHLSVILEKDQLIQDAAAENNELKEEIRCLRSHMDDLNSENAKLDAELIQYREDLNQVISRKDCQQKQLLDAQLQQNKELKSECAKLEEKLKESEDGKEDLQRSSLALEEEKQGLCKEIESLKMSVSQLKRQLTALQEEGTLGIFQAQLKVKEEEVQKLSTTLSSSQKRITELEEELVRVQKEAAKKVGEIEDKLKKELKHLHHDAGIMRNETETAEERVAELARDLVDMEQKLLSVTKENKDLTAQIQSFGRSMNSLQNSRDHANEELDELKRKYNASLKELEQLREEQGLIRRGRDALVSKVALSGNSTEDNSLPHLEKLNQQLLSKDEQLLHLSSQLEDSYNQVQSFSKAMASLQNERDHLLNELEKFRKLEEGKQRSAAQPAASPAEVQSLKKAMSSLQNDRDRLLKELKNLQQQYLQINQEITELRPLKARIQEYQDKTKNFQIMQEELRQENLSWQHELHQLRMEKSSWEAQERRMKEQYLMAISDKDQQLSHLQNLMRELRSPSSQTEAFKVQYQRQASPETSASLDGSQNLVYETELLRTQLNDSVKEIHQKELRIQQLNSKFSQLLEEKNTLSIQLCNTSQSLRENQQHYTDLFNHCAVLEKQVQELQAVSKTVGPLNIDVAPGAPQEKNGAHQKSDPEELREPQLSFAEAQQQQSHTKQEMNELRKLLEEERDQRVAAETALSVAEEQIRRLEHSDWDSARSPIIGSCGSQEHALLIDLTSSTCRRTRSGAGWKRVLRSLCHSRTRVPLLAAIYFLMVHVLLILCFTGHL